A window of the Microplitis mediator isolate UGA2020A chromosome 5, iyMicMedi2.1, whole genome shotgun sequence genome harbors these coding sequences:
- the LOC130669069 gene encoding leucine-rich repeat and fibronectin type-III domain-containing protein 3, protein MRCVGLDLRFIKMNPSLALLLVLACSLCITAATSPCPWASHITELENSCICDYNLARELSVQCDIVDFSQLLSAIRRYAARSTVDLFYVNNSTVGVLKNGSFSTIRVNNMQLSGCKITSIEDNAFRGQELSLRTLNLKDNELTDIPTSSLKSLRNLTVLDISLNKITKIEDNAFRNLKLVTLKLADNEITLAPAAFRGLEKTLKNLNLKGTKQKKIPDALRGLKTLAFLDLSQNSIRELPGAAGQKAFEGLDSLTGLNLERNLIQSIGSDAFYGIKNTLSSLSLLNNLIPDFPTAAINIIHDLRVLDIGFNLITELPVNAFANNPSITLLAIDGNPLSTVPEEALARLNGTLRGLSLGGRFLVCDCKLRWIANWIRTKDLQVTSRERKPQFCGSPLRLQERNFYNIDPEELVCERPSEIIGIGTVESVDTKEPTGPVTGVVDELLLTTRVSPTTLSSPSSSSSSSSSSTSSLSSFASTTAQKTTQKITTTTSVATTPSTTIEFKSTEVTTPSTVQVSTTRPTARTGNVVIVRTTVPPRVLHSSEHGSLPQHQPRPPLVLGSPLYKAKPEKDIIVKEALRQDNSVIISWDSETTNILGFRVVYRSFGDTSFKQGPPLEASEREFKIKNVPAQECIVVCVVLLEETNITPANVPYSQCKEVRKENSPTSNMDKITITACAVICATIVLVAIIFVVAIRVRSRKLHTLHSIDQTKMGGPISGLPVNCCSNVGPTPSPAGPLASMATLSAYNAQKEWDQVSAYSNRSIPRPRIFPIDRQGSMTRASCIDEVRSQASHYGGKISSRSVADGQSQHSFGNNSSRYFANTALASNLVNTRPELRQSRQSLAAASDRMSRNGYPGNTNMPPHASARRQRPRSRNRTIEPSSHQQQQQQPPPPRPGSRYSLADSTHTLNNYEESNWTDHDMDIYMSRNPTTRSGLVPL, encoded by the exons ATCCATCCTTGGCATTACTGCTAGTCTTAGCTTGCTCGCTCTGCATAACGGCAGCGACTTCGCCGTGTCCATGGGCATCACACATCACCGAACTAGAGAATTCGTGTATTTGCGATTACAATTTAGCACGAGAATTGTCCGTCCAGTGTGACATAGTAGATTTTAGTCAATTACTGTCAGCAATAAGACGATACGCGGCTCGATCGACCGTAGACTTGTTTTACGTAAACAACAGTACGGTGGGAGTACTGAAAAATGGCTCGTTCTCGACGATACGGGTTAACAATATGCAATTGTCTGGTTGCAAAATAACTTCAATTGAGGATAATGCATTTCGCGGTCAAGAACTTTCTCTGCGGACTCTTAATCTAAAAGACAATGAATTGACGGATATACCGACGAGCAGTTTAAAGTCGCTGCGTAATCTAACAGTTCTTGATATTTCATTGAACAAAATAACTAAAATCGAAGACAATGCGTTTAGAAATCTTAAGCTTGTGACTTTAAAATTAGCTGACAATGAGATAACTCTAGCTCCCGCGGCGTTTCGCGGTTTAGAAAAGACGTTGAAAAATCTAAATCTCAAAGGAacgaagcaaaaaaaaattcccgatgCTTTGCGTGGTCTAAAGACACTTGCGTTTTTagatttatcacaaaatagCATAAGAGAATTGCCTGGAGCCGCTGGTCAGAAGGCTTTCGAAGGCCTGGATTCACTGACAGGTTTAAATCTCGAACGAAATTTAATTCAGAGCATCGGCTCAGACGCTTTTTACggtataaaaaatactctGAGCTCGCTGAGTCTTCTCAATAATTTGATTCCTGATTTTCCTACCGCCGCGATCAACATAATTCACGACTTACGTGTTTTGGACATTGGGTTCAACCTTATCACTGAACTGCCGGTCAATGCGTTTGCCAATAATCCCTCGATAACGTTGCTCGCAATCGATGGAAACCCGCTGTCAACTGTTCCTGAGGAAGCTCTAGCTCGATTAAACGGCACTCTACGAGGCCTAAGTCTTGGCGGACGTTTCCTGGTGTGCGACTGTAAATTACGTTGGATTGCTAACTGGATAAGGACGAAAGATCTACAAGTCACGAGTCGTGAACGCAAGCCGCAATTTTGTGGCAGTCCTCTGAGATTACAGGAACGTAATTTCTATAACATTGATCCTGAAG agCTCGTGTGTGAAAGACCATCAGAAATAATCGGAATAGGAACAGTAGAAAGTGTAGACACAAAAGAACCAACGGGTCCAGTAACTGGAGTAGTAGACGAATTACTTCTTACAACTCGAGTGTCGCCTACAACTCTCTCCTCTCCTTCATcgtcgtcatcatcatcatcatcatcgacTTCCTCATTATCGTCATTTGCATCAACAACAGCACAAAAGACAACCCAGAAAATAACGACAACAACTTCAGTCGCAACAACTCCCAGTACAACAATCGAGTTCAAGTCAACAGAAGTGACCACTCCGTCCACGGTCCAGGTATCAACCACGCGACCTACTGCGCGGACTGGCAACGTAGTGATAGTGCGCACAACAGTGCCACCACGTGTGCTACATAGCTCTGAGCACGGGAGCCTGCCACAGCATCAGCCACGTCCTCCTCTGGTGCTCGGATCTCCTCTTTACAAGGCGAAACCCGAAAAGGACATCATCGTCAAGGAAGCGCTGCGTCAAGACAACTCTGTTATTATTTCTTGGGACAGCGAGACCACGAATATTCTTGGCTTCCGCGTTGTCTATCGCTCCTTTGGCGACACCAGTTTCAAACAGGGACCGCCACTAGAAGCCAGCGAACgtgaattcaaaataaaaaatgttcctgcacaa gAGTGCATTGTGGTCTGTGTGGTTTTACTCGAAGAGACAAATATAACTCCAGCGAACGTGCCTTACAGCCAGTGCAAGGAAGTCCGCAAAGAAAATTCACCGACCTCTAATATGGACAAAATAACGATAACCGCGTGCGCGGTTATTTGCGCGACAATTGTTCTCGTCGCGATAATATTCGTGGTCGCGATACGGGTAAGGTCTAGAAAGCTCCATACGCTGCACAGTATAGACCAGACAAAAATGGGCGGCCCTATTTCCGGACTTCCAGTCAACTGCTGCTCTAATGTTGGACCAACGCCCAGTCCAGCTGGACCTCTAGCTTCCATGGCTACTCTCAGTGCTTACAATGCGCAAAAAGAGTGGGACCAAGTGTCTGCATACAGCAACAGAAGCATTCCCCGGCCACGAATCTTTCCCATTGATCGACAAG gatCAATGACACGTGCATCATGCATAGATGAAGTAAGATCACAAGCAAGTCATTACGGAGGTAAAATATCATCGCGTTCAGTAGCTGATGGTCAGTCGCAGCACAGCTTCGGCAACAATTCATCCCGATATTTTGCCAACACTGCTCTGGCCAGCAATCTCGTCAATACAAGACCAG AGTTACGTCAGTCGCGACAATCACTGGCAGCGGCATCTGATCGTATGTCACGTAATGGTTACCCAGGGAACACGAACATGCCACCGCACGCATCGGCGCGTCGCCAACGTCCGAGATCGAGGAATCGTACGATCGAACCGAGCAGTCAtcagcagcaacagcaacagccGCCACCACCCAGACCTGGCAGCAGATACAGTTTAGCAGACTCAACTCACACACTCAATAATTACGAGGAAAGTAATTGGACCGATCATGATATGGATATTTACATGTCACGTAATCCGACAACAAGGAGCGGTCTCGTCCcgctttaa